The following proteins are co-located in the Candidatus Phytoplasma asteris genome:
- a CDS encoding ABC transporter ATP-binding protein — protein sequence MFNVNHLSKNYVTKRGNMTMSLQDVSLKLPDKGMVFILGKSGSGKSTLLNVLTGIDVANGGVVEVCKVPITTFNQKYLDNYRNGMIGFIFQEFNLIEDMNVFENIVLALQLQNKKPDVALINDLMNQVGLDVSFLNRRVNELSGGQKQRVAIVRALVKNPKMVFADEPTGNLDSETGTQVFDLLQNLSKEKLVVIVSHDSESAYKYADRILECKDGKVISDMTRKKDTTKKSKDKKQVFKEGQVLTAEMIANLTNLTKNPALENFDKTDETKVLQQDTDFVSFPSCLPFSFVAKAALKSFKNKKFFLALTVLVTAIATFIFMFFAFTFLSYKWFGICDKIYQMYELFEGYKGYVELYLFVGVVQIAVKIIQIISSPMFWVWILSVPGAMIMLYFSMSAKLQNKKMGILRALGSNGVNVGKIFLVEAFFFALFQMVLTFVLLLSILLWFKDASILFSSFDMKPLPNFESENDIMVFDNSLVNSKNKGILLWFTSPYLAFNPFVRVLLFNLLSFSYVFLMTLLFISFIIYKWSNKKPVDIINNK from the coding sequence ATGTTTAATGTCAACCATTTAAGCAAAAATTACGTTACTAAACGCGGTAATATGACGATGTCCTTACAAGACGTTTCTTTAAAATTACCTGATAAAGGTATGGTTTTTATCTTAGGTAAATCAGGTTCTGGTAAATCTACTTTATTAAATGTTTTAACAGGCATTGATGTTGCAAACGGCGGCGTAGTTGAAGTATGCAAAGTTCCTATTACAACTTTTAATCAAAAATATTTAGATAATTATCGTAATGGAATGATTGGTTTTATTTTCCAAGAATTCAACTTAATAGAAGATATGAATGTATTTGAAAATATTGTCTTAGCATTACAATTACAAAATAAAAAACCAGATGTTGCCTTAATTAATGATTTAATGAATCAAGTAGGATTGGATGTTTCATTCCTAAATAGAAGAGTTAATGAACTTTCAGGAGGACAAAAACAACGTGTTGCTATTGTTCGTGCTTTGGTGAAAAATCCTAAAATGGTCTTTGCTGATGAGCCTACAGGAAATCTAGATTCAGAAACAGGAACCCAAGTTTTTGATTTACTTCAAAATTTAAGTAAAGAAAAATTAGTAGTTATTGTATCTCATGATAGCGAAAGTGCTTATAAATATGCTGATCGTATTTTAGAATGTAAAGATGGTAAAGTCATATCAGATATGACAAGAAAAAAAGACACTACTAAAAAAAGCAAAGACAAAAAACAAGTATTTAAAGAAGGTCAAGTTCTTACAGCTGAAATGATTGCAAACTTAACTAACTTAACTAAAAATCCTGCTTTAGAAAACTTTGATAAAACTGATGAGACTAAAGTATTACAACAAGATACTGATTTTGTATCTTTTCCTAGTTGTTTGCCTTTTTCGTTTGTTGCTAAGGCTGCTTTAAAGAGTTTTAAAAATAAAAAGTTTTTCTTGGCATTGACTGTTTTAGTAACTGCTATTGCAACTTTTATTTTTATGTTTTTTGCTTTTACATTTTTGAGTTATAAATGGTTCGGAATCTGTGATAAAATATATCAAATGTATGAATTATTTGAAGGATATAAAGGATATGTAGAATTATATTTGTTTGTTGGTGTTGTGCAAATAGCTGTTAAAATTATTCAAATTATAAGTAGCCCTATGTTCTGGGTTTGGATTTTATCTGTTCCAGGTGCTATGATTATGCTTTATTTTTCTATGAGTGCCAAACTTCAAAATAAAAAAATGGGTATTCTAAGAGCTTTAGGTTCTAATGGTGTTAATGTTGGTAAAATCTTTTTAGTTGAAGCATTCTTTTTTGCTTTATTCCAAATGGTTTTAACTTTTGTATTATTATTAAGTATTTTACTTTGGTTTAAAGATGCATCTATATTATTTTCATCTTTCGATATGAAACCGTTGCCCAATTTTGAAAGTGAAAATGACATTATGGTTTTCGATAATTCTTTAGTAAATTCGAAAAATAAAGGCATTTTATTATGGTTTACATCACCATATTTAGCTTTCAATCCTTTTGTAAGAGTCCTTTTATTTAATTTATTATCATTTAGTTATGTCTTTTTAATGACTCTACTATTTATATCTTTCATTATTTATAAATGGTCTAACAAAAAACCAGTTGACATCATCAACAATAAATAA
- the pdhA gene encoding pyruvate dehydrogenase (acetyl-transferring) E1 component subunit alpha, whose protein sequence is MLTNVYDPLKGKQFQILDENGNLVQPELEPKLSKDVLLKMYKTMVLGRQADLAALKYQRQGRMGNYLLNSGQEASQVGVAAALEPQDWVSPYYRDAGIFLYRGVSLEQFYLYWYGNEKGSQLDPKLRILPANIIIGSSVNLGAGLALASKMQNKKEVTIATIGDGGTAHEEFNAGLNYAAVFGVPLVVFIQNNQYSISNPRNKVSKAKTLAQKCYACGIPGMQVDGNDILAVYVAAQEAFNEARKGNGPTLIENVSYRLEAHSTNDNASVYRSKEEELEWRKKDPIVRFQKYLMNKGYLTQKQVEQFEKEAQEEVVLAHQKVEQTGNNIDIKDIFAYTYEKMTPQLEEQYEECKAFFNTKEGK, encoded by the coding sequence ATGTTAACGAATGTGTACGACCCCCTAAAAGGTAAACAATTCCAAATACTTGACGAAAATGGCAACCTTGTTCAACCTGAATTAGAACCAAAATTATCTAAAGATGTTTTATTAAAAATGTATAAAACAATGGTTTTAGGTAGACAAGCTGATTTAGCAGCCTTAAAATATCAACGCCAGGGACGTATGGGAAACTATTTACTTAACTCAGGGCAAGAAGCATCTCAAGTAGGTGTCGCTGCTGCCTTAGAACCCCAAGATTGGGTATCACCTTATTATCGTGATGCAGGAATTTTTCTTTACCGTGGAGTTTCTTTAGAACAATTTTATCTTTACTGGTATGGCAATGAAAAAGGCTCTCAACTAGACCCTAAGTTGCGTATTTTACCAGCTAACATTATTATTGGCTCTAGTGTTAATTTAGGAGCAGGACTTGCCTTAGCAAGCAAAATGCAAAATAAAAAAGAAGTAACTATTGCAACTATTGGAGACGGAGGAACTGCACACGAAGAGTTTAATGCAGGTCTTAACTATGCTGCTGTTTTTGGAGTACCATTAGTAGTATTTATTCAAAATAACCAGTATTCTATTTCTAATCCTCGTAACAAAGTATCCAAAGCTAAAACTTTAGCTCAAAAATGTTATGCTTGTGGAATTCCTGGCATGCAAGTAGACGGCAACGACATTTTAGCTGTTTATGTAGCAGCCCAAGAAGCCTTTAACGAAGCGCGAAAAGGAAACGGACCTACTTTAATTGAAAATGTTTCTTATCGTCTAGAAGCACACTCCACTAATGATAATGCTTCTGTTTACCGTAGCAAAGAAGAAGAATTAGAGTGGCGCAAAAAAGACCCAATTGTACGTTTTCAAAAATACTTGATGAATAAAGGTTATCTAACTCAAAAACAAGTAGAACAATTTGAAAAAGAAGCCCAAGAAGAAGTTGTTTTAGCACACCAAAAAGTAGAACAAACAGGCAACAACATCGATATTAAAGATATTTTTGCATACACTTATGAAAAAATGACTCCTCAATTAGAAGAACAATACGAAGAATGCAAAGCTTTTTTCAACACAAAGGAAGGTAAATAA